Genomic segment of Photobacterium profundum SS9:
CGTTTTAATTAGCTTTTTAGTAAACATCAATAAATCTCCATTTTATAAGTAGGATACTGTGTATTTAGCAGATGGATTCCATTGGAATAAAATCCATATCATCGAAAGTTTGATTCTCGCCAACCATGCCCCACACAAAACTATAGTTTTGAGTGCCACAACCAGAATGAATAGACCAACTAGGAGAAAGAACTAGTTGTTTGTCATTCACAACAATATGTCGCGTCTCGTTCGGCTCACCCATTAAGTGAAAGACCACTTGGGATGGCTGAATATTAAAATAAAGGTAGGCTTCCATTCGGCGTTCATGTGTATGAGCAGGCATGGTATTCCAAACACTGCCAGGTTGTAGATGTGTTACACCCATACATAGCTGACATGTGTCTAATACATCTGGATGAAGGTACTGATTGATAACTCGTTGATTAGCGTTATCTAAACTGCCTAGCGATATTTTTAAAGCCTCATCACGTCCGATTTTGCATGACTTAAAAGCGCGATGTGCAGGTGCACTTAAACAGTAAAGAATTGGTGGGTTCTCAATATCAACTGATGTAAATTTAATATTGCTTTCACCTTTGGCAAAGTAAGCTGCATCAAGATGTTGTAGCTTGAATTGTTGATGATCACTTTCAACAATCGCCAATCCACCTAGGTTAATAATTCCAAGCTCTCGCCTTTCTAAAAAGTGCTCTGTGCCAAACGTTTTATTATCAATAAAATCATTAAGCGCTAACGGTTTAATCGTTGGGCAAACACCTAACGCCACAATACGATCAATATGGCTATAAACGACCTGAATATCATTAGGCTTGAATAAAGCTTCAATTAAAAACTCGTCACGTAAACGCTTAGTATCAAATGTCTTGGCATCTAAAGGATGGCTCGCATATTTAGTAATCATAACAACCTCATTAACTAATTGACTCCAGATTACCCGATATTCATATATGATCAATACCTCTCAAATATGAACGGTATGAATTTGTGATCGAAACTATATAATTTATTGATACATCGTTTCAAAATAAGATCTCTATCAATATGCTGTATTACAAATGATTGATGTATTGAATCTGGATATTGAGGAATATTAAAAAATACAAAAAAACGCCTATTGGGGAAATAGGCGCAAAGTACAAATCATCGTAATAATCGAAATAGTTAAGACTTAGTCAATGATGCCCGCAACATCACGTACTAATTGTGCCAACTCATCCCATTTTTCATTTTCAATAAGATCCTTAGGCACCATCCAAGTGCCACCACACGCAAGAACGCTTGGAATTGCTAAATAATCATTGACGTTTTTCGGGTTAACGCCACCTGTTGGCATAAATTTAACAGGGTACACAGCCGTCAATGCTTTAAGCATTGCCGTACCTCCTGAAGGTTCAGCAGGGAAAAATTTCAGGGTCTTTAACCCCATTTCCATTGCTTGCTCAACAAGGCTTGGGGTATTTACACCCGGAACGATAGTGATGTTACGCTGCTGGCAGTATTTTACTGTGGTTGGATTAAAGCCAGGGCTTACGACAAAATCGACACCAGCTTCAATCGATTGATCGACCTGCTTAGTCGTTAAAACGGTTCCAGAGCCAATTAACATGTCAGGGAAAGCGCTACGCATTGCTTTAATCGCGTCGACAGCTTGCTCTGTACGGAAAGTGATTTCAGCACAAGGAAGCCCATTATCAATGAGAACTTCTGCTAATTTCGCGGCTTTAGATGCATCTTTAATCGCAATAACAGGGACAACTTTAATTTCTGATAATCTTTGATTTAATGTTTTCATTTCTTTCTCCGTTAAATATTAGGCATATCGTCGCGCGAAATAATTGCACCACGGTGCTGTATAACATTGCCTGCTAATAAGTGACCAGCAAGAGCTGATGCGTGAGGAGTACCACCAGTAATACGTTTAGCTAAGTAACCTGCACTGAAAGAATCGCCAGCTGCTGTGGTATCAATAATGTTGCCTACCGGATGGGGAGCAACACACTCTAACGAACCAGGCGTCACGACATAGCAATCATCACCGCCTCGTTTAATAACAATTTCCTGTACGCCTAAGGCTTGCGTACGTTCAATTGTCTGCTGCTCATTATCGTCACCGTAAAGCATTTGTTCATCATCAAAAGTCAGAAATGCAATATCGGTTATCGCCAGAATTTGCTTATAAAATGTTTGAGCTTGCTCGGCACTTTCCCATAACGTAGGGCGGTAATTATTATCAAAAGCAATTTTCAATCCATCTTTACAGCATAAGGCTAAGAGGTTAATCAACGACTGACGGCAGTCTTCAGACAAGATGGCAAGACTAATTCCACTCAAATACACCATCTGATGCTGACAAAGTTCTTTGGCAAGCGTCAAAATAGCCCGTTCACGAAGCCAGTACTTCGCCGCAGAATCATTGCGCCAATAATAAAAACTACGCTCACCATCTTCTGTTGTTTCAATCGCGTACATACCTGGAAGTTTATCGTCAGAAAGGTAAACCATATCCGTATTGATCCCCTCCTCACGCCAAGCAGCCAACATCTCTTTGCTAAATGGATCGCGGCCTAAACCAGTCACATAAGATGTACTAATACCATGCTGCTGAGTAAGCCTAGACAGATACACCGCTGTATTTAATGTATCACCACCAAAGCTTTGCTCTATTGAACCATCATTTTTTTTCAGTTCAACCATACACTCGCCAATAATAGCGACACGGGTAATAGGGGTCATGGAAGTCTCCTCATTATTTATTATCACTATTATCACACAATACTAGATTTCAAAGAATAAAAATAAAACATCGGTTCATAAATATGTGAACAAGATCCTTAACTTTCCCTGTCACCATAAGAACAAAAAAAGCCAACCTATATAGGCTGGCTTTGGTTATTTTCCCGTTAAAGAAATATAAGTCGAATTTAGTCGAGTAATGACTTCACATACTCTGCAATCTCAGGAACTTGGCAGTTAGAGAAAAAGCACTCTTGGAAGTGTGCGCTACCTACTGCTGCTTTAACTAGATCTTGGTCCATAGAACGTAGACCTTCAACAACGTCTTTTGCAACTGCTGCTTTAACGTCGTTTAGAATTGCAGCGTTCGCTTGTTGTGGAGCAGCACGCTCAATTGGGTAACCTTCACCGCGACTACCTGTGAACGCTTTCTCAAAGATGTAACGAACATTAAGCTCACCAGCCCAACCAAAACCTTTAGCAAATGCTAATGCAATCGCATTACCGTTATTGATTTGGTTAAATAGGAATGCATCCGATGGCTCAAGAGCGTAACCACATACAACACCTGGGTGCAGGTTGCTTGCCATCATTGCGCCTTGGCCTGTACCACAGCCAGTCACAACAAAATCAACCGCTTTAGAGTTAAGTAGGATGCTAGCCATGATACCAAGGTGGATATACGTTAGGTGATGATCGTTTTCATCAGTCATACCTACGTTGAATACATCGTGACCTAGGCCACCAGCAACTGAATTTAGTTCACCTGCAACCATAGCGTTCTTTGGTGCTTGGCTGTTTTCCATCATTAGAGCAATTTTCATGGGGTTCTCCTGCAGTTCTCACTGCGATACATTAAAATTTGGTTAAATAAAGTCTTTACGCATTGGGGTGAAATTATCGAGAAGTACCCCTGCTTCTAGGCATACACAGCCATGCTCAATGCTTGGTTCTTTGTACATGGTATCGCCAGCTTTAACGATTTTAATTTCATCACCGATAGTAAACTCAAACGCGCCGGATAGAACGTAAGTTAGCTGTTCATGGGGGTGATTGTGCATGGCACCGATAGCACCTTTTTCAAAGTGCACTTCGACTGCCATCATATTGTCATTATGAGCCAGAACTTTACGCGAAATACCATCGCCAAGATCTTCTAATTGAATGTCATTGTTGTATACAAACATGAGTTACCTAATAGTCTGTTATTTGCTAGTGGCTAGTTGTTGCCGCTGGTCACGCAGTAAGCGTGATACCGTTATAACATTCACGCAGATGACGGTGACTTCTAACAAAGTGCCACCAATCGAGCCTACTAATATGTTATTGATTAACCAACATGTTGCGCCGACTAAAAAACCTATTCGCATTTGAATGCCTTTGAGTACAAAGACTGAATAGGTCCCGATAATCGTCCCTAATATTGGCCAGAGATCCCAAATAGTATCGGATAACCAAATACCACTGACCAAACTAATAGTAATAAATGCAGCAGCAACAACTTTTGATGAAACATAAAGAGCAGTTGCTGTTCTCACCGCTGACAGCAAAGCACTCAGCGCTGAAACCATAGAACCCAATAACAAAAAATGAAGCAAATGGTTGAGATTGAATATCAACATGACCATTTTTAACTTTCTATCGTCTTTTTGATAGAAGGTAGAAATTCCCAGAGCAAAGCTCACAAACCCAAGTGCTTGAGCTAAAGATAAATACTCCACCGCTTCGCCTCAGTTATTATTGGTTCTTATTTGATTAACGAGATAACCAACCACCATCAACAGCAATAGTGTAACCATTGATGTAATTTGCCGCTTTAGATGCTAGGAATACACAAGGACCGGCAACATCTTCAGGTGTTCCCCAACGCTCGGCAGGAATACGCTCAAGAATAGCAGCATTACGATCTTCATCTGCTCTAAGAGCTGCTGTATTATTGGTAGCCATATAACCTGGTGCAATCGCATTAACGTTAATATTATGCTTCGCCCATTCATTCGCCATAGCACGTGTAATACCCATTACGGCACTTTTCGATGCAGTGTACGACGGTACGCGAACGCCACCTTGGTAAGAAAGCATAGAAGCAATATTGATGATTTTACCGCCATTACCTTGTTCAATGAACTGCTTCGCGACAGCTTGAGACATAAAGAACACCGTCTTAGTGTTAATGTTCATTACGTCATCCCAATTTTGCTCTGAGAACTCGATGGCATCTTCACGGCGAATAATTCCCGCATTGTTCACTAAAATGTCAATTTTACCGAACTCAGTCAGAGCCTTATCAATGATGTATGGAATATCATCTTGCTTAAGAAGATTGGCACGTACATCTAAAAACGTATGACCTGCTGCATGCATTTTTTCAATTGTTTCTGTTGGTTCAACATAGTTGACACCGACAATCAGACAGCCTGCTTCGGCCAAGCCTAATGCCATGCCTTGCCCTAAACCAGTATCACAACCCGTAACGATTGCCACTTTACCTTGCAAGCTTAATGAATCAAGAATCATCGTTTTTTCCTTAATGCTGTCTAATGTAGTGACCATTTAAAAAGGATGCTCACCGTCGATGGCGTAAACATAACAGCAAAAGCCAAACATCTGCAAATATTTTTGAAATAACGTTTTAAAAAAATTGACGAAGGTCTTACTTTTGACACAAAGCAACCTGCGTGGTTTCAAATTTTTGAAAAGGCTTTTTAAAAAAACTGGATGATAAACTACGACAAGGTATAATGTGACAAAATAAAAAATAGCAAAGGTAGAACAATGGAAAAGGTGACTCAGCCAGAAGCAGTATCTTCCGTATTAAAGGTATTTAGCATTCTTCAGACGCTAGGCGATCAAAAAGAAATCGGTGTATCAGAACTTTCACAACGCTTGATGATGTCTAAAGCAACGACTTATCGCTTCCTACAAACAATGAAAACTCTGGGCTATGTTGCTCAAGAAGGTGAAGCAGATAAGTACTCGCTAACCTTAAAGCTTTTTGAATTAGGTGCTAAATCACTAGAGTACGTTGACCTTATCACCTTAGCTGATAAAGAAATGCGCATAATTTCGGAACAAACCAACGAGGCATTACACTTAGGTGCATTAGATGAAAATGCCATTATCTACATTCATAAAATTGATTCTGGCTACAATCTAAGAATGCAATCAAGAATTGGTCGCCGTAACCCACTATATAGCACTGCTATTGGTAAAGTACTTCTTGCCGAACGAGAAGAGACGTTCATTCGTAAAACGTTATCTGACGTTAACTTTATCAAGCACACCGACAGAACATTGGAAAATACCAACCAATTGCTTTCTGAACTTAGTATTGTGCGTGACCAACACTATGCAGAAGATAACGAAGAACAAGAACCAGGCTTGCGCTGTATTGCAGCACCTATTTATGACAGGTTTGGTAGTGTGATTGCTGGCGTGTCTATATCATTCCCAACCATTCGCTTTGATGAAAAGCGTATGTCTTATTATGTTGGGCTACTGCATCAGGCAGGCAAAAATATTTCAGGGCAACTTGGATATCAAAACTATCCAAGCAACTAATTTAAAAAGCAGCTGATAGAGCTGCTTTTTTTGCCACCGACAACATAAGTGAAACAGCGTTTTAAAGTGAGGCTGCAATGGGTACTTCTGTAACACCTAATATCAGTGATTTTCTAAGCCGAATCGATCCCTTTGATAAACTCCCCTTATCGCTTGTGCAGGCTATTGCCAACTCTGTCGTGATCAAATACCTAACTCAAGGTGAAACCATTGAGTTTAGTGCACTTTGCCAACGTCGGTTTCTCTATATTATTCGTACGGGAGCCATAGAACAGCGCACGCCTAATGGGCAGCTTAGAGCAAGGCTTGGCGAAGAAGATCAATTCGGTTTTACATTCTTAGAGCCATTAAAAAATGCAGAAGATGGTTATCAAGCGCAAGCAATTGAAGATTCTTTACTCTATCTTCTACCACACCAAGATCTGATAAAAGCCTGTTTAGACTACCCAGAATTTGCTGATTACTTTGCCTCTCAAGCTAATATTCGCCTTAATTCCGCTGTTAAGTACACCTGTAGCAAGGAAGAAAAGGGACTATTTTTTCGAACTGTTGGAGAAGTTGCGAGCGAAAATATCACCATTGTTGACGACAGTACCTCAATACAAGATGTCGCCAAAACCATGTGTGGTAAGCAACGTAGCTCATGTGCTGTTGTTATGAATAAAGGCGAGATAGTCGGAATGGTTACCGACCGAGATATGACCAGAAATGTCGTTGCAGCAGAAATTGATACCAATTTGCCGATTTCGAAAGTGATGAACCCTTCTCCGATTTTGATTCAAAGTGATGACAAAGTTATTCAAGCCATATCACTGATGCTGCAATTTAATATACGATGCTTACCTGTTCTAAAAGACGGTAAAGTTACTGGACTTTTGACCACAACTCACTTAGTGCATAACCATAAAACTCAATCCTTATTTTTGATCGAAAAGATTAAATATGCGAATTCAATCAATGCCCTGTCTAGCCTAAGAGATGAAAAGCAAACTATTTTCCAAGCCTTAGTCGAAAGTGGTGTAAGTGCTGAAATTCAAGGTAAAGTGATGTCGATGATTATGGATGCATTCACAAGAAGAATCATTCAGCTCACCGAAGAACTGCTCGGCCCTCCACCCTGTGATTATGCTTGGTTAGTCGCGGGCTCTCATGCTCGTAATGAAGTACATATGCTTTCCGATCAAGATAGCGCCATTGTACTTTCCGATGACGCTACAGATGCACATAAACTCTATTTTACGCACCTTGCAATGCGAGTATGTAATGGGCTAGCAGCATGTGGTTATCCTCTATGTGATGGAAAATACATGGCTGCCTCTCCTAAATGGTGTCAACCCGTTTCGCGCTGGAAAGAGTACTATCATAAGTGGGTATTAAACCCGGAATACAATAAACTGCTAAGCATTAGCGTATTTCTTGAGGTACGTGCTATTCATGGCAACAGCGAGCTTGTAGATCAGATTCAACATTTCATGCACCAATGCATTCACAAAAGTCCAAAATTTATTCCGGCCTTAGTTCGCGATGCGATTGAGACACCCCCCCCCCTTGGGATCTTCAATAACTTAGTGCTTGAAAAAGGAGGGGAAAACAGTAACACCCTCAATATCAAAAAGTATGCCCTGAACTTAATCATTGATTTAGCCAGAATTTTTAGCCTTTCGGGAGATGGTTATCTTACCGGCACTGAAGAACGTTTTCGTTATGCCGCAGAAAAAGGAACACTTTCACAAGGTAGTTGCGACAATATCATTGGTGCATTTAGGTTCATCACCCAAGTGCGCTTTAGACACCAGCTGAATGCTCTAAAAATGGGCAACGAAGCCAATAACCATATTTCTCCTGACGAATTCAGCAGCTTTGAACGTAAACATCTTAAGGAAGCATTCAAGATCATTAATGAACTACAGGATGTCGCCAAACTTCGATTTGTTAAAGGGGTGTAATTATGATCAAGAATTGGTTTAATAAAGCAGACAAAGCACCACTCGAAAAAGTCCGTCAATCGATTACTGCTAACCCCAAATGGAGTAAACCTGTACAACAATATCTCGCAACCCCTTTACCATGGGCAAATGGAACTCTCGCTGATTTGAATTTTGTTGCTATCGACTTCGAAACAACAGGGCTTAACTGCCAACAAGATAAGATTTTATCCATCGGTGTCGTTAATTTAACAACTGATATGATAGAGCTTGCCAGCAGTGAGGAAATCTATATACGCCATGGTGAGTTCATCAAAGCGGAAAGTGCACAAATCAATGAGATAACACCTAAACAACTACATAAAGGTGTCGATATTGACACTGCTATCGATTGGTTACTGGAAAGAATTCAAGGAAAAATTGTATTGGCTCACTGTGCCAATATTGAGAAGCAATTTATTGAAAGCTATTTAAAAGATACATACCAATTAAATACCTTTCCTTGCTATTTTATTGATACTTTACAGCTTGAAAAGCACCATAGCTACGCGGGGAAAAGTAACCAGCACACTAGCTATCAATTAGACGATTTAAGGCAATACCATAACCTGCCCGCCTATTACTCACATTCAGCCGCAAGCGATGCCGTTGCGTGTGCCGAACTTTTTCTTGTTCAAGTGAAAAAGTTAAATCTAACGAGTGATTTTAGTCTCAATGAACTGAGCGTCAAATAACAATCTGGAGGTTACTTAGTAAAACATCACTCAAGCAATGATTAGGGCTAATCCATCAGCCCTCTAAGTGCTAGATATAGATAGATCAGCTTCGCATCAAATCTGCCATTTCAAGTAGCGATTGTTCAATATAAATTCGCATCAACTCGAGTTTGTCCTGCATATCGGTTCGACTTGTTATATTGAAGCAGATGGAATCATTTCGCTTAAAGTATCTGATTCCGTAGCCATCATCGACAAGCGGACCGTAACCCGCTAATTCAACGCCATATTCTGACGTGGTGCTAGTACAAACGACGCTGTGAGTCAGTGCTTGATATCCTCCTTGGGTAAATATTTCTGGAAGCGTATCAATTCCGATGTCACGGCCAGCGACTTTATAGCGGTATTTAAGCGCGAGTAAATGGGTGTAAATCCCATGACCAAACCTGCACTCATTCGCCCTTTCGATGTGTTTTTGTGCTGCTTTAATAAGTGAATCTTTTTTAGCTTGAGTACTACAATCGGGAGCGCGTATATTGTGAATAAACGCCATCGACTCAGGCGTAACGGTATATAGAACATCAAGACGCCCATCAAGAAACGTTCTAGTCATTACTGCTTCATAAGCACTGTAGCACTTTCCATAAAGCTTATGTTCCGCTAATTGTAACGCCAACTGAACGAATGCGTCGGGGCTCACGCCAAATTGCTTGATCTGATTTTTACCAAACTGCGTGAAATTCAACACCCTAATTTGGTTATTGGCCGAGTGTTGAACAAACAAATCGACGGCTGCACGAGTCGTCTGCACAAGTGCATCATCTAAATCAAACTTAATTTCTTCGGCTGTAGAGGTCTGTGATCTCGTTCCCTCAGCTGGAGCGTTCCTATCATCAAATGGAATCTGGTCAATCGTGTCATAAATATGTGCGACCAAACGAAGCATAACGGAGCCATCAACCCCTGTATGCTCGAAATTGATCCCAGTTTTACCATTTTTAAAGACGATAAATTGTAGTGATTTATCGAAAAATCGATCTTTGCCATCTCCATGCAGTAACTGTTTGGATACTTCGGTTATCTCTTCTGGGGTATTTTCATCCAGACATAAGGCAAAAGTAGCGTCTTCAATGGCTGTCATCACTTCTCTATTATTAACCGATATCTGAAGCAAATTTGCCCTGCTTTCTGCCCAAGCATCTCGCGGCATTGTTGTTAGCACGCCTACGTTTTGCCCTTTTTCTGAGATAGCGACAATGCAATCAAGATCAGATTCAATCGCTGATGGCGATCTGATATTTCCTTTTTCATCAAGAATATCAACTTTATATATACGCTGTTTATGCATTATCACAATATGCTTTCTTGACGATGAAACTTTGAGCTCATCCATGCCCTGTTGCGCTATTCTTGTTGAGGAAAAAAGATTGTTGTACTGATTCATGCAAAGCGGCATATCTTTTTGCATATCAACCGTGAGCTCTTTTTTATCAAGCAAAGATATAAAATTATAAACGCTGACAACCAACGCTGTTGCAATATTCGCTTGTGAGCTACCTTTTTCATTAAGCTTACTTTTCAGGTAATAAAAAACATTACTGTTAATCGCCAAAGGGCCTCGTGATTCCAAGTAAATATCTTGCCAAGCAGCAGCTGACCAGTTTGAAGGTGCATGTTTATTCCCCCATTCAATCAACTCATTTTGTAGTTTTTCGCCGTCTCCGCCAGGTTGAAGAAATTGCTCGATCACTTTTTTTGTTTTAGTTTGTTCTTCTTGTGTTAATAACGGCTCAGCCCATTCAATCAGTTTATGACAAGTTTTATTTAAGCTTGGCACTGGCATTATCGGCAACTCTTTTTGACAACTAAATGTGTTTCCCATTAATTTTTAACTCCTGGGGGGTTTGTCTATTTTTTAGAATGAGTTTTGCTGAGCGCGATTATTTCCACCGCTAGGCGGTAAAGACAAAGTAACGCGCAGATTAAGCCTAAGCTCTAATAACGGCTTTTAAGGCTTATACCAACACCTAATTAATGGTATTGGTATTACTCCGCACTTTGTAATATTGAAGGCTGGTATTGGTATATTTATGTGCTGGTTTCGGTTTCTAGCGAAATATGCTTGCCTAACAAAGCGTGATAGAAATTATTGTCTGCTAATACACCAATCAACGGGCCATCTTCGACCAACAGAACAGGTTGCCCTGTACGATAGCGGATTTCCAAACCTTCTCGCATGGATATATCCGGATTAGCTATCACTAGGCTATCTTGTTTCAACCCCTCAAAGCAGTCTCCCGCTTGCCATAAATGCAATGGTAATGCCTTACCTTGACGGGTAACCGAAGTAACATGCCCTTGAGGATCAGTACTTATATAAGTTTCATCATGCTGGCTTAACACCAGTTTACTATCCTGCGATTCTAGTGCGGTTACCTCTGTCATCAAAGAACGACCACATAACACATTCAATGGATTCGTGTGAGCCACAAACTCCGCAACGTATGCTGAATTCGGGTTAAGTACGATCTCTTCCGGTTTACCGTGCTGGATCAAACGACCCGACTCCATAATGGCAATTTTATTACCCAGCTTCAGTGCCTCATCCAAATCATGGCTGACGAATACGATGGTTTTATTCAGCGTACGCTGCAGTTCAATCAGTTCATCCTGAAGCTGACTTCTAATCAGAGGATCAAGCGCAGAAAATGGTTCATCCATCAGCAAGATATCGCTATCCATAGTAAAGGCTCTCGCCAAGCCTACTCGTTGCTGCATACCGCCTGATAGCTCGTGAGGATAATTATTTTGCCATTCAGCCAAGCCTACCATTTCCAACATTTCTTCTGCGCGGCGACGACGCTCTGCTTTACTGATACCCTGCATCTCAAGACCAAAAGCAGCGTTGTCTAGCACTGACAACCAAGGCATTAAGGCAAATTTCTGAAAGACCATCGATATACGATTTGTACGCAAGTGGCGTAACGCTGCTTTATCGCAATTAGCGAGGTTAATTGGCTCGTCGCCATCCTGAATATTAAGAGAGCCGCGGCTAACAGTATTTAACCCATTAATAGCGCGCAGCAAGCTCGATTTTCCTGAGCCCGATAAGCCCATCAATACGCAGATTTCCCCCTTTTCGATATCAAGGCTAACATCATGCACGCCCACCACATCGCCGGTAGCATCAATGATTTCCTGACGGCTTTTGCCATCATCTAACATCGCTAATGATTTGGCTGTTTGCTTACCAAAGATGACATCCAAATTTTTAATACTAATAGCACTCATGGTTATCCCTCTCTGCTCTGACTTGCTGGCGTTTTACACAAGCGATCCAAAATAATTGCAACCAACACGATAGCAAGCCCTGCTTCAAACCCCTGAGAAATGTTCACGGTGTTTAGGGCGCGAACCACTGGTTTG
This window contains:
- a CDS encoding choline/carnitine O-acyltransferase, whose amino-acid sequence is MGNTFSCQKELPIMPVPSLNKTCHKLIEWAEPLLTQEEQTKTKKVIEQFLQPGGDGEKLQNELIEWGNKHAPSNWSAAAWQDIYLESRGPLAINSNVFYYLKSKLNEKGSSQANIATALVVSVYNFISLLDKKELTVDMQKDMPLCMNQYNNLFSSTRIAQQGMDELKVSSSRKHIVIMHKQRIYKVDILDEKGNIRSPSAIESDLDCIVAISEKGQNVGVLTTMPRDAWAESRANLLQISVNNREVMTAIEDATFALCLDENTPEEITEVSKQLLHGDGKDRFFDKSLQFIVFKNGKTGINFEHTGVDGSVMLRLVAHIYDTIDQIPFDDRNAPAEGTRSQTSTAEEIKFDLDDALVQTTRAAVDLFVQHSANNQIRVLNFTQFGKNQIKQFGVSPDAFVQLALQLAEHKLYGKCYSAYEAVMTRTFLDGRLDVLYTVTPESMAFIHNIRAPDCSTQAKKDSLIKAAQKHIERANECRFGHGIYTHLLALKYRYKVAGRDIGIDTLPEIFTQGGYQALTHSVVCTSTTSEYGVELAGYGPLVDDGYGIRYFKRNDSICFNITSRTDMQDKLELMRIYIEQSLLEMADLMRS
- the choV gene encoding choline ABC transporter ATP-binding protein is translated as MSAISIKNLDVIFGKQTAKSLAMLDDGKSRQEIIDATGDVVGVHDVSLDIEKGEICVLMGLSGSGKSSLLRAINGLNTVSRGSLNIQDGDEPINLANCDKAALRHLRTNRISMVFQKFALMPWLSVLDNAAFGLEMQGISKAERRRRAEEMLEMVGLAEWQNNYPHELSGGMQQRVGLARAFTMDSDILLMDEPFSALDPLIRSQLQDELIELQRTLNKTIVFVSHDLDEALKLGNKIAIMESGRLIQHGKPEEIVLNPNSAYVAEFVAHTNPLNVLCGRSLMTEVTALESQDSKLVLSQHDETYISTDPQGHVTSVTRQGKALPLHLWQAGDCFEGLKQDSLVIANPDISMREGLEIRYRTGQPVLLVEDGPLIGVLADNNFYHALLGKHISLETETST